One window of Thermocoleostomius sinensis A174 genomic DNA carries:
- a CDS encoding magnesium chelatase subunit H: MFTHVKPAIRHIAPTDLQGRSLIKVVYVVLEPQYQSSLSAAVRSINQNNPNLAIEISGYLLEELRSPENYEAFQQDVAQANIFIASLIFIEELAEKVVAAVEPHRDRLDVAVVFPSMPQVMRLNKMGSFSMSQLGQSKSAIAQFMKKRKEKSGSGFQDAMLKLLNTLPKVLKYLPMEKAQDARNFMLSFQYWLGGSSENLENFLLMLADKYCDPAGSLRDAPLQYRDPVTYPDMGIWHPLAPHMFEDLKEYLNWYASRQDVPNDLKDPLAPCVGLVLQRTHLVTGDDAHYVAMVQELECLGAKVIPVFAGGLDFSKPVDAYFYDPIVKEQAIVDVVVSLTGFALVGGPARQDHPKAIEALKRLNRPYMVALPLVFQTTEEWQDSDLGLHPIQVALQIAIPELDGAIEPIILSGRDGTTGKAIALQDRIEAIAQRAMKWANLRRKPKLHKKVAITVFSFPPDKGNVGTAAYLDVFGSIYEALKALKQNGYDVEDLPESAEALMQAVIHDAQAQYSSPELNIAYRMSVPEYERLTPYYKRLEENWGPAPGHLNTDGESLLVFGKHFGNVFIGVQPTFGYEGDPMRLLFSRSASPHHGFAAYYTYLEHIWQADAVLHFGTHGSLEFMPGKQMGMSGECYPDSLIGHIPNLYYYAANNPSEATIAKRRSYAETISYLTPPAENAGLYKGLKELSELIASYQTLKDTGRGVPILNAIVDKCRLVNLDKDIELPEQDAAALEPEYRDTLVGKVYIKLMEIESRLLPCGLHVIGKAPTAEEAIATLVNIAGLDRPEEEIMSLPRIIANSLGRDIDQIYKNSDRGLLDDVQLLYEINQASRAAVAAMVKEQTDADGRVSKVTKLNFFNIGRKEPWIEALHEAGYPKVDPDAIKPLFEYLEFCLKQVTADNELGALLKALEGEYILPGPGGDPVRNPDVLPTGKNIHALDPQSIPTTAAVQSAQIVVDRLLARQKAENNGQYPETIAFVLWGTDNIKTYGESLAQVMWLVGVRPVPDALGRVNKLELMSLEELGRPRIDVVVNCSGVFRDLFINQMNLLDRAIKMAAEANEPIELNFVRKHAIKQAEDMGVNLRQAATRVFSNASGSYSSNVNLAVENSTWESESELQDMYLARKSFAFNSDNPGMMEQARDLFESTLKTVDVTFQNLDSSEISLTDVSHYFDSDPTKLVSTLRGDGKTPTAYIADTTTANAQVRTLSETVRLDARTKLLNPKWYEGMLSHGYEGVRELSKRLVNTMGWSATAGAVDNWIYEDANTTFIQDEAMRNRLMNLNPNSFRKVVGTLLEVYGRGYWQTSESNIELLQQLYQEVEDRIEGVE; encoded by the coding sequence ATGGGCAGCTTTTCCATGTCGCAGTTGGGGCAATCCAAGAGCGCCATCGCCCAGTTTATGAAAAAGCGCAAGGAAAAGTCAGGGAGTGGCTTCCAGGATGCCATGCTGAAGCTGCTGAATACGCTGCCGAAGGTACTGAAGTATCTGCCGATGGAAAAGGCGCAAGATGCCCGCAATTTCATGCTGAGCTTTCAGTATTGGCTGGGCGGTTCGTCCGAGAATCTGGAAAACTTCCTGCTGATGCTAGCAGACAAGTACTGCGATCCAGCGGGAAGTCTGCGCGATGCACCGCTGCAATATCGCGATCCTGTCACCTATCCCGATATGGGCATTTGGCATCCGCTTGCGCCACACATGTTCGAGGACTTGAAGGAATACCTCAACTGGTATGCTTCTCGCCAAGACGTTCCCAATGATTTGAAAGATCCGCTGGCTCCCTGTGTGGGGCTGGTGCTGCAACGAACGCACTTAGTCACAGGGGATGATGCCCACTACGTGGCGATGGTCCAAGAGTTGGAGTGTCTAGGAGCCAAGGTGATTCCTGTATTTGCTGGCGGACTAGACTTTTCTAAACCCGTCGATGCCTACTTCTACGATCCGATCGTTAAAGAGCAGGCGATCGTTGATGTGGTGGTATCCCTGACTGGATTTGCGCTAGTGGGCGGCCCGGCTCGACAAGATCATCCCAAGGCGATCGAGGCGCTGAAACGACTGAATCGTCCCTATATGGTGGCGCTGCCGCTGGTGTTTCAAACTACCGAAGAATGGCAAGACAGTGATCTGGGTCTGCACCCGATTCAAGTGGCGCTGCAAATTGCCATTCCTGAACTGGATGGAGCGATCGAACCGATTATCCTGTCGGGACGCGATGGTACAACGGGGAAAGCCATTGCTCTGCAAGACCGGATTGAGGCGATCGCTCAGCGGGCAATGAAGTGGGCCAACCTGCGCCGCAAGCCTAAGCTCCACAAAAAAGTGGCGATCACAGTGTTCAGCTTCCCGCCGGATAAGGGTAACGTGGGCACGGCGGCTTATCTAGATGTGTTCGGCTCCATTTACGAGGCGCTGAAAGCTCTAAAGCAGAATGGCTATGACGTAGAAGACCTGCCGGAGTCGGCAGAAGCGTTGATGCAAGCGGTGATTCACGATGCGCAGGCGCAGTATAGTAGCCCCGAACTCAATATCGCTTACCGGATGTCGGTTCCAGAATATGAGCGGTTAACGCCCTACTACAAACGCCTGGAAGAGAACTGGGGCCCAGCTCCGGGTCACCTGAACACCGATGGCGAAAGCTTGTTGGTGTTTGGTAAGCACTTTGGTAATGTCTTTATTGGCGTCCAGCCCACCTTCGGCTATGAAGGCGATCCGATGCGGCTACTGTTCTCGCGATCGGCCAGTCCCCACCACGGTTTCGCTGCCTACTACACCTACCTGGAACATATCTGGCAAGCGGACGCAGTGCTGCACTTTGGTACGCATGGATCGCTGGAATTCATGCCAGGCAAGCAAATGGGCATGTCCGGTGAGTGCTACCCCGACTCGCTGATCGGGCACATTCCTAACCTCTACTACTATGCGGCCAACAATCCCTCGGAGGCGACGATCGCCAAACGCCGCAGCTATGCAGAAACGATCAGCTACCTGACGCCGCCGGCAGAAAATGCCGGATTGTACAAGGGCTTGAAGGAACTGAGCGAGTTGATCGCCTCCTACCAAACTTTGAAGGACACGGGACGCGGCGTACCCATTCTCAACGCCATTGTGGACAAGTGCCGCCTGGTGAATCTGGATAAAGATATTGAACTACCAGAACAGGATGCCGCGGCATTAGAGCCAGAGTACCGAGATACGCTGGTGGGCAAGGTCTATATCAAGCTGATGGAGATCGAATCGCGCCTGTTGCCCTGTGGTTTGCATGTGATTGGCAAGGCTCCCACCGCTGAAGAAGCGATCGCCACGTTGGTCAACATCGCCGGACTCGATCGTCCCGAAGAGGAAATCATGAGCCTACCGCGCATTATCGCCAACAGCCTGGGCCGAGATATCGATCAGATTTACAAAAACAGCGATCGGGGACTGCTGGACGATGTGCAGTTGCTCTACGAGATCAACCAAGCCAGCCGGGCGGCGGTGGCAGCAATGGTGAAGGAACAAACTGATGCCGACGGTCGCGTTTCAAAAGTAACGAAGCTCAACTTCTTCAACATCGGACGCAAGGAACCCTGGATTGAAGCCCTGCACGAGGCAGGTTACCCCAAAGTTGATCCAGACGCAATCAAACCCTTGTTTGAGTATCTGGAGTTCTGCCTAAAGCAGGTGACAGCCGACAACGAACTAGGAGCGCTGCTAAAAGCCTTGGAAGGCGAGTACATTCTGCCGGGCCCGGGTGGCGATCCGGTGCGTAACCCCGATGTGTTGCCGACAGGCAAGAATATTCATGCCCTCGATCCGCAATCGATTCCCACCACTGCCGCAGTACAGTCGGCACAAATTGTGGTCGATCGCCTCTTGGCCCGGCAAAAAGCTGAGAACAATGGGCAATATCCAGAAACGATCGCCTTTGTCCTTTGGGGTACAGATAACATCAAAACCTATGGTGAATCGCTGGCTCAGGTGATGTGGCTCGTGGGTGTGCGCCCGGTCCCCGATGCTTTGGGTCGGGTGAACAAACTGGAGTTAATGTCGCTGGAAGAACTGGGGCGTCCTCGCATTGATGTCGTGGTCAACTGCTCCGGTGTGTTCCGCGATCTGTTCATTAACCAAATGAACTTGCTCGATCGGGCAATCAAAATGGCAGCGGAGGCCAATGAGCCGATCGAACTCAACTTTGTTCGCAAACATGCGATCAAGCAAGCAGAAGACATGGGTGTGAATCTGCGACAGGCGGCGACTCGCGTTTTCTCCAATGCCTCTGGTTCCTATTCCTCCAACGTCAACTTGGCAGTGGAAAATAGCACCTGGGAAAGCGAGTCCGAGCTTCAGGATATGTACTTAGCGCGGAAGTCCTTTGCGTTCAACTCCGATAATCCCGGCATGATGGAGCAGGCGCGAGACTTGTTTGAATCAACGCTAAAGACCGTGGATGTGACGTTCCAGAACCTGGATTCATCCGAGATTTCCCTCACTGATGTGTCACACTACTTCGACTCCGATCCCACCAAGCTAGTATCTACTCTACGGGGAGACGGCAAAACGCCCACGGCCTACATTGCCGATACAACCACCGCCAACGCTCAAGTCCGCACCCTGTCGGAAACTGTTCGCCTAGATGCCCGCACCAAATTGCTGAATCCTAAATGGTATGAGGGTATGTTGTCCCATGGGTATGAAGGTGTGCGGGAACTGTCGAAGCGACTGGTAAATACGATGGGCTGGTCGGCTACCGCCGGAGCCGTAGACAACTGGATCTACGAGGACGCGAATACAACCTTCATTCAAGATGAAGCGATGCGGAATCGATTGATGAACCTGAACCCAAACTCCTTCCGTAAAGTGGTGGGAACGCTGCTGGAAGTTTATGGACGCGGTTATTGGCAAACCAGCGAAAGCAATATTGAATTGTTGCAGCAACTGTATCAAGAAGTAGAAGATCGCATTGAAGGGGTTGAGTAA
- the tsf gene encoding translation elongation factor Ts: MADIPAKLVKELRDKTNAGFGDCKKALEATDGNIEKAIEWLRQKGITSAEKKAGKITAEGLVEQYIHTGGRIGVLVEVNCQTDFVARNEAFKALAKDVAMQIAACPNVEYVKVEDIPADVVAKEKEIEMGRDDMANKPQNIREKIVEGRIEKRLKELSLLDQPYIKDQSITVADLVKQNIASLGENIQIRRFVRFVMGEGIEKEETDFAAEVAAQTGAAAPKPEEPSTTVTETVEVEKVDAPPAASEPTAATAAEPATVSEVEDAEPVAAAETIEAPKTKTESKPKSDKKKKKK; encoded by the coding sequence ATGGCGGATATACCAGCAAAACTAGTTAAGGAACTGCGTGATAAAACCAATGCAGGCTTCGGAGACTGCAAAAAAGCGCTAGAAGCTACAGATGGCAATATTGAAAAGGCGATCGAATGGCTCCGCCAAAAAGGAATTACCTCAGCGGAGAAGAAAGCCGGCAAGATTACAGCTGAAGGATTGGTCGAGCAATACATCCACACGGGCGGCCGCATTGGGGTTCTGGTCGAGGTTAACTGTCAAACAGACTTTGTGGCCCGCAATGAAGCCTTCAAGGCTCTAGCCAAAGATGTGGCCATGCAGATTGCGGCTTGTCCTAATGTGGAATATGTCAAAGTTGAGGACATTCCAGCGGATGTGGTAGCGAAAGAGAAAGAGATTGAAATGGGCCGAGATGATATGGCCAACAAACCACAAAATATCCGCGAGAAAATTGTAGAAGGGCGAATTGAGAAACGGCTGAAGGAATTGTCTCTTCTCGATCAGCCTTACATTAAAGACCAAAGCATTACCGTTGCCGATCTGGTTAAACAAAATATCGCTAGTTTGGGAGAAAACATTCAGATTCGTCGGTTCGTTCGCTTTGTGATGGGCGAGGGCATTGAGAAGGAAGAGACAGATTTTGCCGCTGAGGTGGCTGCCCAAACGGGTGCGGCTGCTCCAAAACCAGAGGAACCTTCTACAACCGTGACCGAAACTGTAGAGGTCGAGAAGGTGGACGCACCTCCAGCCGCAAGTGAGCCTACGGCTGCCACTGCTGCTGAGCCAGCGACCGTCTCTGAAGTGGAAGATGCTGAACCCGTCGCGGCGGCTGAAACGATCGAGGCTCCTAAGACCAAAACCGAAAGCAAGCCCAAGTCGGATAAGAAGAAAAAGAAGAAATAG
- the rpsB gene encoding 30S ribosomal protein S2, with the protein MPVVTLAQLLESGVHFGHQTRRWNPKMAPYIYTARNGVHIIDLVQTAQLMEEAYNYLRTASEQGKRVLFVGTKRQAAGIIAQEASRCGSFYVNQRWLGGMLTNWATIKTRVERMKDLERRQETGALDLLPKKEAAVLRRELEKLQKYLGGIRGMRKLPDVVVIVDQRREYNAVQECQKLSVPIVSLLDTNCDPDTADIPIPANDDAIRSIKLIVGRLADAIYEGRHGQLEPEEEEYIDYEGAEEEFDYDDSEFVDDEEETEE; encoded by the coding sequence ATGCCAGTTGTTACGTTGGCTCAGCTATTGGAGTCTGGAGTCCATTTCGGGCATCAAACCCGTCGCTGGAATCCGAAGATGGCTCCGTACATCTATACGGCTCGCAATGGGGTTCATATCATCGACTTGGTGCAAACCGCTCAGTTGATGGAGGAAGCCTACAATTATTTACGTACCGCATCTGAACAAGGTAAGCGTGTCTTGTTTGTGGGCACAAAGCGGCAAGCGGCGGGCATCATTGCTCAGGAAGCGTCTCGCTGTGGTTCTTTCTATGTCAATCAGCGCTGGTTGGGCGGAATGCTCACAAACTGGGCCACCATCAAAACCCGGGTTGAGCGCATGAAGGACTTGGAGCGTCGCCAAGAAACAGGCGCACTAGATCTGTTGCCCAAAAAAGAAGCAGCGGTGTTGCGGCGGGAACTAGAGAAGCTACAAAAATACCTAGGTGGTATTCGAGGAATGCGCAAACTGCCTGATGTTGTCGTGATTGTCGATCAGCGTCGGGAGTACAACGCCGTTCAAGAATGTCAAAAGCTCAGTGTTCCGATCGTCTCTTTGTTAGATACGAACTGCGATCCGGATACAGCTGATATTCCGATTCCTGCCAATGACGATGCCATTCGATCGATTAAACTCATTGTGGGTCGCCTGGCAGATGCTATCTACGAAGGGCGTCACGGTCAACTAGAACCAGAAGAGGAAGAATATATCGACTACGAAGGAGCCGAAGAAGAGTTTGACTACGACGACAGCGAGTTTGTAGACGACGAAGAAGAAACGGAAGAATAG
- a CDS encoding response regulator transcription factor, whose product MASVCIQIVEGNPHLRSLLGWHLQQAGYWVHQSADLQQARDMFVSRQPHLIILDSELPDGDGLEFCRWLQQQQALILMLSARNTEADIVAGLRAGADDYLTKPFGMQEFLARVEALIRRNRTITAPASLDYGDLKIDLIQRRVRLKNELIDLTPQEFSLLYVLAQAGGAPLSRAELLRKAWPDEIDNHRTVDTHVLSLRKKIEIDPRQPNLIQTVRNVGYRFNVEIVKAHSGLDGGTKARSKSRNRSSVHSLSQAAEN is encoded by the coding sequence GTGGCCTCTGTTTGCATTCAAATCGTTGAGGGAAACCCCCACTTGCGATCGTTACTCGGTTGGCACTTGCAACAGGCTGGTTATTGGGTTCATCAATCTGCTGACCTCCAACAGGCAAGGGATATGTTCGTTAGCCGCCAACCGCATTTAATCATTCTCGATTCAGAATTGCCCGACGGGGATGGACTAGAATTCTGTCGTTGGCTTCAGCAACAGCAGGCCTTGATTTTAATGCTATCGGCTCGTAATACCGAGGCTGACATTGTGGCGGGGTTGCGGGCAGGGGCGGATGACTATCTCACCAAACCCTTTGGTATGCAAGAGTTTTTGGCTCGAGTTGAAGCTCTAATTCGCCGAAATCGTACCATAACCGCCCCCGCTTCGTTAGATTATGGCGATCTAAAAATTGATTTAATTCAGCGTCGAGTTCGCCTCAAAAATGAGTTAATTGATTTAACCCCACAGGAATTTAGCTTACTTTATGTGCTGGCGCAAGCTGGAGGGGCCCCCCTCAGCCGGGCAGAATTATTGCGCAAGGCCTGGCCGGATGAAATTGACAACCACCGTACAGTTGATACGCATGTGCTATCCTTGCGCAAAAAAATTGAGATCGATCCGCGCCAACCTAATTTAATTCAAACGGTTCGCAACGTTGGCTACCGCTTTAACGTAGAAATTGTGAAAGCTCACTCCGGCTTGGATGGTGGCACCAAGGCCCGATCAAAAAGCCGTAACCGTAGTTCCGTTCATTCTCTGTCTCAAGCAGCGGAAAATTAG
- a CDS encoding DUF6761 family protein gives MLQDAQTIRYYQRLTDALVELWNRGYRFEEMRHYMEGYVAALRHSNAIEPFMIHRLEEEVTRYLYDPSNFAMPESEPDYR, from the coding sequence ATGCTTCAAGATGCCCAAACAATTCGCTACTACCAGAGGCTAACAGATGCCTTAGTTGAGTTATGGAATCGGGGGTATCGCTTTGAGGAAATGCGACATTACATGGAAGGTTATGTTGCAGCTTTGCGGCATTCTAACGCGATCGAGCCATTTATGATTCATCGTTTAGAAGAAGAAGTGACTCGTTATCTCTATGATCCATCCAATTTCGCGATGCCTGAATCAGAACCAGACTACCGATAG
- the grxD gene encoding Grx4 family monothiol glutaredoxin: protein MSPETQQRIDELVQNNKIMVFMKGTKLMPQCGFSNNVVQILNMLAVPFETFDVLSDEAIRQGIKEYSSWPTIPQVYINGEFVGGSDIMIELYQKGELQQMVEVALAS from the coding sequence ATGTCTCCAGAAACTCAGCAACGAATTGATGAGCTAGTCCAAAACAATAAGATCATGGTTTTCATGAAGGGCACTAAGTTGATGCCTCAGTGCGGGTTCTCGAACAATGTAGTACAAATTTTGAATATGCTGGCCGTTCCCTTTGAAACCTTTGATGTCTTAAGCGATGAGGCCATTCGGCAGGGCATTAAAGAGTACTCTAGCTGGCCGACGATTCCGCAAGTTTACATCAATGGTGAGTTTGTCGGCGGGTCAGACATCATGATTGAACTGTATCAAAAGGGTGAGTTGCAGCAGATGGTGGAAGTTGCGCTTGCCTCATAA
- a CDS encoding BolA family protein produces the protein MVSPDQVAEMIKVGLPDAQVQVQDLTGTRDHYQVVVVSSQFEGKRLIQQHQLVYRTLQQAMSSEAIHALTMKTYTPQEWAMSGQI, from the coding sequence ATGGTGAGTCCCGATCAAGTTGCGGAAATGATCAAAGTTGGACTGCCAGATGCTCAAGTTCAGGTTCAAGATCTGACTGGAACGCGCGATCATTACCAAGTAGTGGTTGTTTCTTCGCAGTTTGAGGGTAAACGCCTGATTCAACAGCATCAGCTAGTTTATCGAACTTTACAGCAAGCTATGTCGTCTGAAGCTATTCATGCATTGACGATGAAAACCTATACTCCGCAAGAGTGGGCAATGTCTGGACAAATCTAG
- a CDS encoding ATP-binding protein, translating to MNGDEFIDQIQDVQQRVAEFEQNAKQLPPQQKSRLTESLERLTAALRDLQMAEEAIRLLLSAVQQSRDSIIITTAQLNPPGPEIVYVNPAFSEMTGYRSEDVLGKTPRILQGPETDRTVLDKLRTHLAQGKPFHGEAINYRKDRTPFYVEWNITPIRNGNQTITHFVAIQRDIDDRKRSETEREQLLQQEQQARAEAELANRSKDEFLATLSHELRTPLTPILGWTKVLQTKQLSADKYQEALDAIEQSAKRQAQLVDDLLDLSRIVQGKLTLNLTFVSLITPIAAALETVGLSADAKSIRLETNLDPTVGQIMGDVGRLQQVIWNLLSNAIKFTPEGGQIYVGLERVDRYAQITIRDTGQGIDPDLLPFIFERFRQGDGSITRQYGGLGLGLSIARQLVEAHGGTITAASQGNNQGATFTVRLPLVSHSPSFKLSIAPTMQRFDLSGIRVLVVEDEPATLKFIAFVLEQEGATVTAVTSAQAALDALEFNTVETSPFDVLVCDIGMQDMDGYTLLRQIRSSSAPYQSIYAIALTAYATEANRQQSLVAGFQQHLAKPIEPAMLAAAIATEVRQCG from the coding sequence GTGAACGGCGACGAATTTATTGATCAAATTCAAGATGTGCAACAAAGGGTGGCCGAGTTTGAGCAAAATGCCAAGCAGTTGCCGCCCCAACAGAAAAGTCGATTAACCGAATCACTGGAACGGTTGACAGCAGCTCTACGAGATTTGCAAATGGCCGAAGAAGCCATTCGGTTGTTGCTTTCGGCTGTTCAGCAATCGCGGGATTCAATCATCATCACCACCGCCCAATTGAATCCACCAGGTCCTGAGATCGTCTATGTGAATCCGGCCTTCAGCGAAATGACAGGCTATCGCAGCGAAGATGTATTGGGGAAAACACCGCGAATTTTGCAAGGGCCAGAAACCGATCGCACGGTATTAGACAAGTTGCGGACTCATCTTGCTCAAGGCAAGCCCTTTCATGGCGAAGCAATTAACTATCGCAAAGACCGAACTCCATTTTATGTTGAGTGGAACATTACGCCGATTCGGAATGGCAATCAGACTATCACTCACTTTGTAGCCATTCAGCGAGATATTGATGATCGCAAACGATCTGAAACCGAACGAGAACAGCTATTGCAGCAAGAACAACAGGCACGAGCCGAGGCAGAACTAGCCAACCGCAGCAAAGATGAATTTTTGGCGACGCTTTCCCACGAGTTGAGAACCCCCCTCACCCCGATTCTAGGCTGGACGAAGGTGCTGCAAACCAAGCAACTATCAGCAGACAAATATCAAGAAGCGTTGGATGCGATCGAACAAAGTGCTAAACGCCAGGCTCAACTTGTCGATGATTTGCTCGATCTGTCACGTATTGTCCAGGGGAAACTGACGCTGAATTTAACCTTTGTTTCGTTGATCACTCCGATCGCCGCGGCCTTGGAAACCGTCGGATTATCTGCCGATGCAAAATCGATTCGCCTTGAGACCAATCTTGATCCAACAGTTGGCCAGATTATGGGCGATGTAGGGCGATTGCAACAAGTGATCTGGAATTTGCTGTCCAATGCAATCAAGTTCACTCCAGAGGGCGGTCAAATTTACGTTGGCTTAGAGCGAGTCGATCGCTATGCTCAAATCACCATCCGCGATACGGGACAGGGCATTGATCCTGACCTGTTGCCATTTATTTTTGAGCGCTTTCGCCAAGGCGATGGATCAATCACCCGCCAGTATGGAGGATTAGGCCTAGGGCTGTCGATCGCTCGACAACTGGTAGAAGCGCATGGCGGCACCATCACCGCCGCAAGCCAAGGAAATAATCAGGGTGCAACCTTTACAGTGCGGCTGCCGTTGGTGTCTCATTCTCCCTCGTTCAAACTCTCGATCGCTCCGACCATGCAGCGGTTTGATTTGTCGGGGATTCGGGTACTGGTTGTAGAAGATGAGCCTGCTACTCTAAAATTCATTGCCTTTGTCTTGGAACAAGAAGGTGCAACCGTAACCGCCGTCACCTCTGCCCAAGCTGCCCTTGATGCCTTGGAATTTAATACTGTCGAAACATCTCCTTTTGATGTTTTAGTGTGTGATATTGGCATGCAGGATATGGACGGCTATACCTTGCTGCGGCAAATTCGATCGTCCTCTGCTCCCTACCAATCAATTTATGCGATCGCTCTCACGGCCTACGCTACTGAGGCGAATCGGCAACAGTCCCTTGTCGCTGGATTTCAACAGCATCTAGCTAAACCCATTGAACCAGCTATGTTGGCGGCGGCGATCGCCACGGAAGTCAGACAATGCGGTTAA
- a CDS encoding crossover junction endodeoxyribonuclease RuvC, with product MTVLYDLADCVILGIDPAIATIGFGVIRGKQALDYGVITTPAKQPMYERLSQIRSDIQELCDLIQPDLAAIEMPFFGRENTNASKVLRALGVIELALGDWGLTELVFLHQSQVKAAVAQYGANKGEIKQAVMHIFGLAHPPSPDDSADGLAIAYAAQCGARANVA from the coding sequence ATGACAGTTTTGTATGATTTAGCTGACTGCGTAATTCTTGGCATCGATCCAGCGATCGCCACAATTGGCTTCGGTGTGATTCGCGGCAAGCAAGCTTTAGACTATGGTGTGATTACCACGCCTGCCAAACAACCGATGTACGAGCGCTTGAGTCAGATTCGCTCGGACATTCAAGAGTTGTGCGATTTGATCCAGCCAGATCTAGCGGCGATCGAGATGCCGTTTTTTGGGCGTGAAAATACTAACGCCAGCAAGGTGCTACGGGCCCTGGGTGTGATTGAATTGGCCCTAGGCGATTGGGGCTTGACTGAACTTGTGTTCCTGCATCAATCGCAGGTAAAGGCGGCCGTGGCGCAGTATGGAGCTAATAAAGGGGAAATTAAGCAAGCCGTGATGCACATTTTTGGGCTGGCGCACCCCCCCTCACCGGATGACAGTGCTGATGGCTTGGCCATTGCTTATGCGGCTCAATGTGGCGCACGGGCCAATGTGGCATAG
- the bchI gene encoding magnesium chelatase ATPase subunit I, whose translation MSPTIASSSAKFSTRRAVFPFTAIVGQEEMKLALLLNVIDPKIGGVMIMGDRGTGKSTTIRALADVLPDIEVVSGDPFNSHPSDPGLMSDWVKQQIEAGDAITTIKKKVPMIDLPLGATEDRVCGTIDIEKALSEGVKAFEPGLLAQANRGILYVDEVNLLDDHLVDVLLDSAASGWNTVEREGISIRHPARFVLVGSGNPEEGELRPQLLDRFGLHAEIRTVKDPTLRVEIVEQRSEFDQDPDAFLEKYQAQQAALQQKLISAQERLKLVSIDHELKVNISQVCAELDVDGLRGDIVTNRTAKALAALEGRTEVTVDDIRRVIVMALRHRLRKDPLESIDSGYKVQKVFNQVFGLADPETEASQNGTGKPAGVR comes from the coding sequence GTGAGTCCTACCATTGCCAGTTCCTCTGCTAAATTTTCGACTCGTCGCGCCGTGTTTCCCTTCACTGCGATTGTTGGACAGGAGGAGATGAAGCTGGCGTTATTGCTAAATGTGATCGATCCCAAAATTGGCGGCGTCATGATCATGGGCGATCGCGGCACGGGCAAATCCACCACTATTCGAGCCTTGGCTGATGTGTTGCCGGACATCGAAGTCGTCTCTGGCGATCCCTTCAACAGCCATCCTAGTGATCCAGGCTTGATGAGCGACTGGGTGAAGCAGCAGATTGAAGCGGGCGACGCAATCACCACGATAAAGAAAAAAGTGCCCATGATCGATCTGCCCTTGGGCGCGACTGAAGATCGCGTCTGTGGCACGATCGATATTGAAAAAGCGCTGTCGGAAGGTGTCAAGGCCTTCGAGCCAGGACTCCTCGCTCAAGCCAATCGGGGCATTCTCTATGTGGATGAAGTGAATTTATTAGATGATCATCTGGTGGATGTCCTGCTCGATTCGGCCGCTTCTGGTTGGAACACGGTAGAGCGAGAAGGCATCTCCATTCGTCATCCAGCCCGATTTGTGTTGGTGGGGTCGGGCAACCCCGAAGAAGGTGAACTGCGACCGCAATTGCTCGATCGCTTTGGCTTACATGCCGAAATCCGCACCGTCAAAGATCCAACCCTGCGCGTCGAAATTGTGGAACAGCGATCGGAATTTGACCAAGATCCAGACGCCTTTCTAGAAAAATATCAAGCGCAACAAGCAGCCCTTCAGCAAAAGCTAATCAGTGCACAAGAACGCCTCAAGTTGGTCTCGATTGACCATGAATTGAAGGTGAACATTTCACAGGTTTGTGCTGAACTGGATGTAGACGGTCTGCGCGGCGATATTGTCACGAATCGCACTGCCAAAGCCCTGGCTGCATTGGAAGGCCGCACCGAAGTCACGGTTGATGACATTCGCCGGGTAATTGTCATGGCCTTGCGCCACCGCTTACGGAAAGACCCGTTGGAGTCGATCGATTCTGGTTACAAAGTGCAAAAGGTGTTCAATCAGGTGTTTGGGCTTGCCGATCCAGAAACCGAAGCTAGCCAAAACGGTACGGGTAAACCTGCTGGAGTGCGATAG